In one Nostoc sp. KVJ3 genomic region, the following are encoded:
- a CDS encoding PEP-CTERM sorting domain-containing protein: MRLVPQLVIAASLAFGLATIENTKSASAALVNYAFTVESPITTGNGFFSFDDSNFSNDNIPESPLQSLSFKFDGDSSIYTEKDDLNYPDFPLVFSTTFLEEASSVGLDYTFNDKANPSSSRSYEIVGEDFTIYSRTSPNTEIFSGKVSYRQVPEPATLGGSLFACGFAWMLKRKTTSIKKVKF; encoded by the coding sequence ATGAGATTGGTTCCACAATTAGTAATTGCAGCTAGTCTTGCTTTTGGTTTGGCTACTATAGAAAATACCAAATCTGCATCGGCTGCACTTGTAAATTACGCTTTCACAGTTGAGAGTCCTATAACTACAGGAAATGGCTTTTTTAGTTTTGATGACTCAAATTTTAGTAATGACAACATTCCAGAATCGCCGCTTCAGTCACTCTCTTTTAAATTTGATGGAGATTCCAGCATTTACACAGAAAAAGATGATTTGAACTACCCAGACTTTCCCCTTGTATTTTCAACGACATTTTTAGAAGAAGCGTCTTCTGTGGGATTAGATTATACATTTAATGATAAAGCTAATCCTTCCAGTTCTAGAAGTTACGAAATTGTTGGTGAAGATTTTACAATCTATTCTAGAACTTCTCCAAATACTGAAATTTTTTCTGGGAAAGTTTCTTACAGACAAGTACCTGAACCTGCAACATTAGGTGGTAGTCTCTTTGCTTGTGGTTTTGCTTGGATGTTAAAGAGAAAGACAACATCAATAAAAAAGGTTAAATTTTAA
- a CDS encoding type II toxin-antitoxin system RelE/ParE family toxin, with translation MNYILVFRPEVREELNDAHSWYESQKPGLGDEFLDCVDETVNRISQMPESYLNCLR, from the coding sequence ATGAATTATATCCTGGTGTTTCGCCCAGAGGTTCGAGAAGAACTCAATGATGCACACAGTTGGTACGAGAGTCAGAAACCCGGTCTGGGTGACGAGTTTTTAGACTGTGTAGACGAAACGGTGAATCGAATTTCTCAGATGCCAGAATCCTATCTAAATTGTCTACGGTGA
- a CDS encoding addiction module protein gives MIDKILSAIFKVYQLLPHSKLISMDITATLNEIAALSVEDRIRIVQAIWDSIAAEQVYPDLTDAQKQELDRRTADYNSNPDNVLTWEEIKASIKGQ, from the coding sequence TTGATAGACAAAATCTTGTCGGCTATATTTAAGGTGTATCAGTTGCTTCCTCACTCCAAGTTAATCAGTATGGATATCACAGCTACTTTGAACGAAATCGCAGCTCTCAGTGTTGAAGATAGAATCCGTATTGTGCAAGCAATTTGGGATAGCATCGCAGCAGAGCAAGTTTACCCTGATTTAACCGATGCACAAAAGCAAGAGCTTGATCGTCGAACTGCTGACTATAATTCAAATCCAGATAATGTGCTGACTTGGGAAGAAATCAAAGCATCAATTAAGGGGCAATAA
- a CDS encoding type II toxin-antitoxin system VapC family toxin, whose amino-acid sequence MECLVQLQGQIVGLDTAPLIYFIEENPNYLDVTDAFFEAMFRGDFSVVTSVLTITEVLVYPLRQGNTALAQQYREILFNSQGLTTIEVFPDIAENAAQLRANYNLRTPDAIQMATAIRGGASFFLTNDARLPSLPALTVLVLDQLIV is encoded by the coding sequence ATGGAATGCCTAGTCCAGCTACAGGGGCAAATTGTAGGTTTGGATACTGCTCCACTCATTTACTTTATTGAAGAAAATCCTAATTATTTGGATGTTACAGATGCTTTTTTTGAAGCGATGTTTCGTGGTGATTTTAGCGTTGTAACATCAGTTTTGACTATCACGGAAGTGTTAGTCTATCCCTTGCGACAAGGAAACACAGCATTAGCTCAACAATATCGTGAAATTCTATTTAATTCCCAAGGTTTGACTACTATAGAAGTTTTCCCTGACATTGCTGAAAATGCAGCACAATTAAGGGCAAATTATAACTTAAGAACCCCAGATGCTATTCAAATGGCTACTGCTATTCGTGGAGGTGCATCATTTTTCTTGACAAATGATGCGCGGTTGCCCTCTTTACCAGCGTTAACAGTGTTAGTGTTGGATCAACTGATAGTTTGA
- a CDS encoding Uma2 family endonuclease: protein MDALTINFAPVLQITDEQFFQLCQINELIRFERNADGTLLLMPLVGGLTSNRNANLTAQLGVWNRDESLGIAFGSSVGFILPNGAMRSPDASWLRRDRWDSLTQEQKERFPPVCPDFVVELHSDTDCLKRLQNKMQDYRDNGTRLGWLIDLEIRQVEIYRFARDVEVLQFPASLSGEDVLPQFVLNLKDIW, encoded by the coding sequence ATGGATGCGTTAACTATCAACTTTGCTCCTGTTCTTCAAATAACAGATGAGCAATTCTTCCAGTTATGTCAGATAAATGAATTAATCAGATTTGAGCGTAATGCTGATGGCACATTGCTACTAATGCCTTTAGTCGGAGGTTTAACCAGCAACCGCAATGCTAATTTAACTGCTCAACTTGGAGTGTGGAATCGTGATGAGTCACTAGGTATAGCTTTTGGTTCTTCGGTTGGGTTTATTTTACCAAATGGGGCAATGCGATCGCCTGACGCATCTTGGTTAAGACGTGACAGATGGGATTCTCTTACACAGGAGCAAAAAGAGAGATTTCCGCCTGTATGTCCTGATTTTGTCGTAGAATTGCATTCTGATACTGATTGTTTAAAAAGGCTACAAAATAAAATGCAAGATTACCGAGACAACGGTACTAGATTAGGTTGGTTAATTGATTTAGAAATTCGGCAAGTAGAAATTTATCGCTTTGCTAGAGATGTTGAAGTGCTGCAATTTCCTGCTAGTTTATCAGGCGAAGATGTGCTACCGCAATTTGTGCTTAATCTTAAAGATATCTGGTGA